One region of Danio aesculapii chromosome 7, fDanAes4.1, whole genome shotgun sequence genomic DNA includes:
- the LOC130232714 gene encoding macrophage mannose receptor 1-like isoform X2: MAQTLYLTLLLIALCSISECVQRQYHFINENKTWTEAQRYCRENYTDLATVDNMNDMIQLKKSLNDRGVRSIWIGLQRTDVKKWHWSSGDPVLILNWASGQPVGSDNCAYIIGGLWYVWPYSATPTFICYNNKLIVIQQNLSWSEALRYCRQNHVDLVSVQSVEMQYEVMNVVKLASTEAVWLGLRHSCALGIWFWVSGETVCHQNWAPGNGTSDEDCELTVRSGAVQSGGDQTWISRPETDRLNFICTNY; the protein is encoded by the exons ATGGCCCAGACTCTATATTTGACTCTTCTcctcattg CTCTCTGCTCCATATCTGAATGTGTTCAGCGTCAGTATCACTTTATAAATGAGAACAAGACCTGGACTGAAGCTCAGAGATACTGCAGAGAGAATTACACAGATCTGGCCACTGTTGACAACATGAATGACATGATCCAGCTGAAGAAGAGTCTGAATGATAGAGGTGTTCGAAGTATCTGGATTGGTCTTCAAAGGACAGATGTTAAGAAATGGCATTGGTCTTCTGGTGATCCTGTGCTCATTCTGAACTGGGCATCTGGACAACCAGTCGGCAGTGATAATTGTGCTTATATAATAGGTGGACTATGGTATGTTTGGCCATATAGTGCCACCCCAACCTTCATCTGCTACAACA ATAAACTGATTGTGATCCAGCAGAATCTGTCGTGGTCTGAAGCTCTGAGATACTGCAGACAGAATCATGTGGATCTGGTCTCGGTTCAGTCAGTGGAGATGCAGTATGAGGTGATGAACGTGGTTAAACTGGCGTCTACTGAGGCGGTGTGGTTGGGTTTACGTCACTCCTGCGCTTTGGGCATCTGGTTCTGGGTGAGTGGAGAGACCGTGTGCCATCAGAACTGGGCTCCAGGGAACGGCACATCAGACGAGGACTGTGAGCTCACAGTGAGATCTGGAGCAGTTCAGTCTGGAGGAGATCAGACCTGGATCAGCCGTCCTGAAACTGACCGACTCAACTTCATCTGCACTAACTACTAA
- the LOC130232714 gene encoding macrophage mannose receptor 1-like isoform X1, with translation MAQTLYLTLLLIALCSISECVQRQYHFINENKTWTEAQRYCRENYTDLATVDNMNDMIQLKKSLNDRGVRSIWIGLQRTDVKKWHWSSGDPVLILNWASGQPVGSDNCAYIIGGLWYVWPYSATPTFICYNISRGLVFVNQSMKWRDAQNYCRQNYIDLVSVRNQNESQQLEKFINDRNLSGSRIWIGLFSDPWQWSDQSNSSFRYWDTNQPDNYQSNENCAEITQNVQRQWNDISCVNQFPFVCHEDKLIVIQQNLSWSEALRYCRQNHVDLVSVQSVEMQYEVMNVVKLASTEAVWLGLRHSCALGIWFWVSGETVCHQNWAPGNGTSDEDCELTVRSGAVQSGGDQTWISRPETDRLNFICTNY, from the exons ATGGCCCAGACTCTATATTTGACTCTTCTcctcattg CTCTCTGCTCCATATCTGAATGTGTTCAGCGTCAGTATCACTTTATAAATGAGAACAAGACCTGGACTGAAGCTCAGAGATACTGCAGAGAGAATTACACAGATCTGGCCACTGTTGACAACATGAATGACATGATCCAGCTGAAGAAGAGTCTGAATGATAGAGGTGTTCGAAGTATCTGGATTGGTCTTCAAAGGACAGATGTTAAGAAATGGCATTGGTCTTCTGGTGATCCTGTGCTCATTCTGAACTGGGCATCTGGACAACCAGTCGGCAGTGATAATTGTGCTTATATAATAGGTGGACTATGGTATGTTTGGCCATATAGTGCCACCCCAACCTTCATCTGCTACAACA TAAGCAGAGGACTGGTGTTTGTCAATCAGTCAATGAAATGGAGAGACGCTCAGAATTACTGCAGACAGAATTACATCGATCTGGTCAGTGTGAGGAACCAGAATGAGAGTCAACAGCTGGAGAAGTTCATTAATGACAGAAACTTATCTGGATCTAGAATCTGGATTGGTCTGTTTAGTGACCCATGGCAGTGGTCAGATCAGAGCAACTCCTCATTCAGATACTGGGATACCAATCAACCTGATAATTATCAAAGTAATGAAAACTGTGCAGAGATCACTCAGAATGTTCAGAGACAATGGAATGACATCTCTTGTGTTAATCAGTTTCCTTTTGTGTGTCATGAAG ATAAACTGATTGTGATCCAGCAGAATCTGTCGTGGTCTGAAGCTCTGAGATACTGCAGACAGAATCATGTGGATCTGGTCTCGGTTCAGTCAGTGGAGATGCAGTATGAGGTGATGAACGTGGTTAAACTGGCGTCTACTGAGGCGGTGTGGTTGGGTTTACGTCACTCCTGCGCTTTGGGCATCTGGTTCTGGGTGAGTGGAGAGACCGTGTGCCATCAGAACTGGGCTCCAGGGAACGGCACATCAGACGAGGACTGTGAGCTCACAGTGAGATCTGGAGCAGTTCAGTCTGGAGGAGATCAGACCTGGATCAGCCGTCCTGAAACTGACCGACTCAACTTCATCTGCACTAACTACTAA